In Roseivirga misakiensis, a single genomic region encodes these proteins:
- a CDS encoding FecR family protein, which yields MEKLMAKYLANELSEKKRSEFELQLVEDEQLRNEFEDYLNLWHDSDGADLQSFDADQAWKSMSISKAPLQKTVQLESKPKYTLLKIAATLLLLLAAGYFLSDTVKETFSNESTIKTLSEISTGAETKEFELPDGSSIRLNANSKLTYAQGFGDSHRSLILVGGANFDVERNESLPFIISAETSEVEVLGTSFDVNAYPGKDIQLNVTEGQVRFSSNTVKDQNGLVKAGERAQLSSDGTSLEQSQMTDSNYAAWWTRKLLFQETSFKEVVEALENTYWVDIEFSEALKGCKLTSTIDNEPMNTAFEIIKASLPESQINVVRTKENKIKLEGKACAN from the coding sequence ATGGAAAAGCTGATGGCCAAGTATTTGGCTAATGAGTTAAGTGAGAAAAAGCGTTCAGAGTTCGAATTGCAACTCGTTGAAGATGAGCAATTAAGAAATGAGTTTGAAGATTATTTGAACTTATGGCACGATTCTGACGGCGCCGATTTGCAATCGTTTGATGCAGATCAGGCTTGGAAGAGTATGTCTATTTCAAAAGCACCGCTTCAGAAAACGGTGCAGCTAGAAAGCAAACCGAAGTATACCTTATTAAAAATAGCAGCCACTTTATTACTGTTATTGGCGGCAGGTTATTTCTTATCGGATACCGTTAAAGAAACATTCTCAAACGAAAGCACTATCAAGACGCTGAGCGAGATTAGTACTGGCGCAGAAACAAAAGAATTCGAATTACCAGATGGATCTTCAATTAGGCTGAACGCCAATTCGAAATTAACCTATGCGCAAGGTTTTGGAGATTCACATAGAAGTTTAATATTGGTTGGTGGTGCTAACTTTGATGTTGAACGAAACGAGAGCTTACCCTTTATTATTAGTGCTGAAACCAGTGAGGTGGAGGTATTAGGAACTAGCTTTGATGTAAATGCTTACCCTGGAAAAGATATCCAATTGAACGTGACTGAAGGCCAAGTTCGCTTTTCATCTAATACGGTAAAAGATCAGAATGGTCTTGTGAAGGCTGGTGAGCGTGCCCAATTGTCTAGTGATGGTACAAGCTTAGAGCAGAGCCAAATGACCGATAGCAATTATGCTGCTTGGTGGACAAGGAAATTATTATTCCAAGAAACTAGTTTCAAGGAAGTTGTAGAAGCTTTAGAAAATACCTATTGGGTTGATATCGAGTTTAGTGAGGCGCTGAAAGGCTGTAAATTGACCTCGACTATCGACAATGAGCCAATGAACACTGCCTTTGAAATCATCAAGGCCTCTCTTCCTGAGAGTCAAATAAATGTCGTTCGTACCAAAGAAAACAAGATAAAATTAGAAGGAAAGGCATGTGCTAATTAA